The following coding sequences lie in one Arachis hypogaea cultivar Tifrunner chromosome 9, arahy.Tifrunner.gnm2.J5K5, whole genome shotgun sequence genomic window:
- the LOC112711691 gene encoding uncharacterized protein has protein sequence MPSLGKNEISQTCPHGYGCCPTSLFNSSSPSPLPSQKITTSTTATSKPRNSSSECRHSFAATTTSSIFPNTKFTNHESLPSLQESLGEFNRVYPQYSETEIVDRVRAKEYYHLSFSNHTCLDYIGIGLFSYYQRQQHHDASRTQVASSSTPQSPPQYSDIPFFSISYKTGNLKTLLLHGGKESEFESAMRRRMMRFLNISENDYFMVFTANRTSAFKLVAESYPFQSRKKLLTVYDYESEAVEAMISCSEKRGATAMSAEFSWPRLRIQSEKLRKMIVSKRKKKGRGLFVFPLHSRVTGARYPYLWMSIAQENGWHVLIDACALGPKDMDSFGLSLFRPDFLVCSFYKVFGDNPTGYGCLFVKKSAISILEPSTCAGIVNLVPERRLLQQLSEDSSVEQKPTSILQDQELSSLTSFSGRIETTQSTKVEAEEPSELQITEVPIEVKAQEEAVEILENKNVRDSENGSFKIECRCLDQVDSLGLVLITNRTRYLINWLVNSMLKLKHPNTQGGVPLVKIYGPKIKFDRGPALAFNVFDWKGEKIEPVLVQKLADRSNISLSYGFLHHIWFADKYAEEKGRVLQTKEGRSQGVNASNKKKDRDNLGVTVVTAALSFLANFEDMYKLWAFVAKFLDADFVEKERWRYTSLNQKTVQVLIP, from the coding sequence ATGCCTTCACTTGGCAAAAATGAGATCTCACAAACATGCCCTCATGGCTATGGATGTTGTCCTACCTCATTGTTCAActcatcatcaccatcaccacTGCCATCTCAAAAGATAACAACATCAACAACAGCAACAAGCAAACCGAGAAACAGCTCTTCAGAGTGCCGTCACAGTTttgcagcaacaacaacatcTTCCATCTTTCCAAACACAAAGTTCACTAACCATGAGTCTCTTCCATCTCTGCAAGAATCATTAGGTGAATTCAACAGAGTTTACCCTCAATACTCAGAGACTGAGATAGTTGATCGTGTGAGAGCCAAGGAATACTACCATCTCTCTTTTTCCAACCACACTTGCCTTGATTACATTGGTATTGGCCTTTTCTCATATTACCAACGCCAACAACACCATGATGCTTCAAGAACCCAGGTTGCATCTTCTTCAACTCCTCAATCTCCACCCCAATATTCAGATATTCCCTTCTTTAGCATATCTTACAAGACTGGGAATCTGAAGACTCTATTGCTTCATGGAGGGAAGGAGTCAGAATTTGAGTCAGCAATGAGGAGGAGAATGATGAGGTTCCTTAACATTTCTGAGAATGATTACTTCATGGTTTTCACAGCAAACAGAACATCAGCTTTCAAGCTTGTGGCAGAATCATACCCTTTCCAATCAAGAAAGAAGCTTTTGACAGTTTATGACTATGAGAGTGAGGCAGTGGAAGCAATGATTAGTTGCTCAGAGAAAAGAGGAGCCACGGCTATGTCAGCAGAGTTCTCATGGCCAAGGCTCAGAATTCAATCAGAGAAACTGAGGAAGATGATTGTTAGCAAGAGGAAGAAAAAAGGAAGAGGGCTCTTTGTGTTCCCACTTCATTCAAGAGTAACAGGAGCAAGGTATCCTTATTTGTGGATGAGCATAGCACAAGAGAATggatggcatgttttgattgatgcaTGTGCCTTAGGGCCAAAGGACATGGATAGCTTTGGCCTCTCTCTCTTTAGGCCAGACTTTCTTGTTTGTTCTTTCTACAAGGTCTTTGGAGACAATCCAACTGGCTATGGTTGTCTTTTTGTCAAGAAATCTGCTATTTCCATTCTTGAACCTTCCACTTGTGCTGGAATTGTGAACCTTGTACCGGAAAGGAGGTTACTTCAGCAGCTATCAGAGGATTCTTCAGTTGAACAAAAACCAACATCTATCTTACAAGATCAAGAGTTATCTTCTTTGACTTCCTTCTCTGGTAGGATAGAAACCACACAATCTACAAAAGTTGAAGCAGAAGAACCATCCGAGCTTCAGATAACAGAGGTACCTATAGAAGTAAAAGCTCAGGAAGAAGCAGTTGAGATACTTGAGAATAAGAATGTTAGAGACAGTGAAAATGGGAGCTTTAAAATTGAATGCAGGTGTTTGGATCAGGTGGATTCTTTAGGATTGGTTCTAATCACTAACAGGACAAGGTACCTGATAAATTGGTTGGTAAACTCAATGTTGAAGCTTAAGCACCCCAACACACAAGGAGGGGTTCCCCTGGTCAAGATTTATGGCCCAAAGATAAAATTTGATAGGGGACCTGCTTTGGCTTTCAATGTGTTTGATTGGAAAGGTGAAAAGATTGAGCCAGTCCTTGTGCAAAAGCTTGCTGATAGAAGCAATATATCTCTGAGCTATGGATTCCTTCATCATATCTGGTTTGCAGATAAATATGCAGAAGAGAAGGGAAGAGTACTACAGACCAAAGAAGGAAGAAGCCAAGGAGTGAATGCTTCCAACAAGAAGAAAGACAGAGACAACTTAGGAGTAACTGTGGTTACTGCTGCATTGAGCTTCTTGGCTAATTTTGAAGACATGTACAAACTCTGGGCTTTTGTTGCTAAGTTCCTTGATGCAGATTTTGTGGAAAAGGAGAGATGGAGATACACATCTCTCAATCAGAAAACCGTTCAAGTTCTAATTCCATAA